The following proteins come from a genomic window of Flavobacterium crocinum:
- the dapF gene encoding diaminopimelate epimerase — protein MNKNFFVKTHGLGNEYIVLDSQNITFELTQKAITRICNVNFGIGSDGILLLVDSDRADIGLQIFNPDGSEAEKSGNGLRIFCKYVFDYGIITKNEFTVETKGGIVKATIEEAVNNKAKIITVDMGQAIFKSDLIPTKFETPEVDNVTIEANGKSFDVNCVSVGNPHCVILKEDLSIDEIKQFGPFLENHYMFPNRINVQFAKVINRNEVEVLIWERGAGFTLASGSSSCAVASVMKRKGLVDENITIKMQGGTLKIKVDPDFNIRMTGEVREICSGILSEELIEDADL, from the coding sequence ATGAACAAGAATTTCTTTGTAAAAACTCACGGATTAGGTAATGAATATATAGTGCTGGACAGCCAGAATATTACATTTGAACTAACTCAAAAAGCGATAACAAGAATCTGCAATGTAAATTTCGGAATAGGCTCTGATGGTATTTTGTTATTGGTTGATTCTGATCGCGCTGATATCGGTTTACAGATATTCAATCCAGACGGTTCTGAAGCAGAGAAAAGCGGAAACGGATTGCGTATATTCTGTAAATATGTTTTTGATTATGGAATAATAACGAAAAACGAATTTACTGTTGAAACAAAAGGCGGAATCGTAAAAGCTACGATTGAAGAAGCAGTAAATAATAAGGCAAAAATTATAACTGTCGATATGGGACAGGCCATTTTCAAATCAGATTTGATTCCTACAAAGTTTGAAACTCCTGAAGTAGATAATGTTACGATTGAAGCAAATGGTAAATCTTTTGATGTAAACTGTGTTTCTGTTGGAAATCCACATTGTGTTATTCTGAAAGAGGATTTGAGTATTGATGAAATCAAACAATTTGGTCCGTTTTTAGAAAACCATTATATGTTTCCGAATCGAATCAATGTGCAGTTTGCAAAAGTCATTAATCGAAATGAAGTAGAAGTATTGATTTGGGAAAGAGGAGCAGGATTTACCCTTGCATCAGGAAGTTCTTCCTGTGCTGTGGCAAGTGTGATGAAAAGGAAAGGTTTAGTAGATGAAAATATTACAATTAAAATGCAGGGAGGAACATTAAAAATCAAAGTTGATCCTGATTTTAATATTAGAATGACAGGAGAAGTTAGAGAAATTTGCTCGGGTATTTTGAGTGAAGAACTGATAGAAGATGCTGATTTGTAA